A segment of the Candidatus Sumerlaea chitinivorans genome:
TTTCCGGGATAGGCATCCGCCGTGATGATCGCCCGTTGGCCCAGTTTGACCTTTCCAATGTCGGACTCGTCTACGTTCGCATTAACAAAAATCCGTGAGAGGTCACTCAGTGTCATGAGCGTGGTACCGCCTCCCACGTTGGAGATACCTGAGGCAATGATCTGCCCGATTTGCACCTCTTTCGTGGTAATGACTCCATCCATGGGGGCAAAGATCTTGGTTTCTCGTAAGCGCTGCTGTGCGTTTTGCAGATCAACCTCCGCCTTTTTCACATCTGCTTCCGCCAACAGCACATCCTGACGTTTCATTTCCACTTGGCGTGGCAGATTTTTTGTCTGCTCCACCTTCACTTGAGCTTGGCGGAGAGCATTTGCAGCGCTCGCGGCTTCGCTCCGTGCTGCATCAAGAGACTCCTTCGTTGTCAAACCCTTTGCATAGAGTTCTTCCTCGCGTTCCAGCCGCGCACGGGCATCTCGCTCCTTGATCGTTGCAGCCGCAAGCTCGGCAAGGGCACTGGACGTGCCTGTCTCAAGTTGCACCAACGCCACCTGATATTCTTCCTTTGCTTGCGCAAGGCGAGCTCGAGCTGAGGATAATGCCGCTTCCTTTTGGGTCACGTTCCGGATCTCATCCACCGGATCCAGCTCGGCAAGAAGAGCGCCACTTGTCACACGGTCACTAATATCATAAGGCAGCTTAATGATCTGACCGCTGGCTTTGGATTTGATTGCAACGTCGAGGTTGGAAACCACCTTTCCCGTGGTCGCAACCTTTAACTCAATCGTGCCGCGTTCCACTTTCACGGTATTTTCTTTTTCAATGGGTTCGGGTGGAGCTGTTTTCCCGCGGCCCCAAACAACGTACCCGATCACTGCTGCTACCACAATTGCGATACCCAGTAGCTTGAACCCTTTGCTCACCGTTTCTTCGCTCCCATCTCTTTTGCAGGGGCAACCGAAGAAATTCCGTATCGTTGCAGTAGGCTACCCTCTGCCTTGAATAACGCCAAGTAGGCTTTGACGTTTGCTACTATTGCCGAAATCTCGTCCACCCGCGCGCTTGTGAGGTCGCGCTGCGCCTGAGCCACCAGTAGTTGCGTCGAGCGGCCAACACGAAACTTCTCAATCTCTGCTTCCAACTCTTGCTCGCGTAATTGCCGCGTGATGCGCGTGGACTCAATAAGCCGCTCCGTGCGCTCTATCTCAATAATGGCTTGGCGAACGTCCGTTTCGATAATCTGCTTGTAGTTCCGGATGGCCTCTTCTGCTTGCTGACGTGAAAAGACAGCGCGCCGATACGCAGCCTGCGCCGTACGATTCTGTAGGGGATAGGAAAATTGGAGGCCCACCCGCCAATTGGGAAAATCCCCTTGGCGCACTTCGGAGATCGCATCGCCGAAGGAGTCGCCTACCCCTGTTGCACCAACGACCGTGTAAAAGTCGAGAGCGGGAAGCAAGCCGTTGGCGGTGCGCACAACCTCAAGTTCTCCGTTTGCTAAATCCAATTCTGCCTGCTTGAGATCGGGCCGCAGTTTTAGCGCCACTGCCACGTGTTGCTCGGGGACAAGCGGTTCGGTGGGCACCTTCGGGTCTTCCTTCGGCCACAGCTTGAGGTTCCATTGCCTTGGGTCGGATTCTGGATTGAGCAGTCGCAAAAGCGTGAGCTGCCGACGTCGCACGTCGGCGGCCGCATTGATCACATCGCTAATCCGAGCACTCTCCTCCGCGTGAGCACTGAATAACCCCAACGGCGTTTCTCGCCCAACCCGCACGAGCTCCTCAGTTCGCTTTCGCTGCTCTTGGGCTACACGGTAGGATTCCAGCCGAATGTCCAGCACTTTGCGTGCGAGGTATAGGTCCCAGTAGCCATTGAGCACATCGGCGACCAGATTGATCACCACTTGCTGGAGTTGATGCAAGGAGATGAGGAACGTGTTCTCTGCCGTACGCACTCGCACGAGATTGACGGTCGGCCCAGCGCCTTTCAGCAGGTTCTGTGTAATGTTCAAGTTTGCGCTCGCATCGTAAAAGGGGTACGTGGTGTTCGTTGAGCTCCGTCCCGCGCTTATCCCCACGCTATAGTCCGTCCCCGTGGGGAGGCGACCACTGAGGGATATATCCATATCTTGTCCCCTGGAGACGCGTTCGCCTTCCTCTCGGTTGTCGGATGAAGAGTTTTTGGGACGTGGGCCCAAAGTAGACGAGTGTGCACTGGATGCTCCAATTTGGGCGTTCACGCGAGTGTCGAACTCGCCCCACGCGCTTTCGATACTTGTATTTGCAATCTCAGGTGCGAGTTTTTGCACTCGCAGGGCCTGATTGGCTTCCAAAGCCCAGCACACTGCGTCGAGCAGACGCAGCCAGCGTACGCCTTTCGACGGCGTAGTAAGAGCCTCGAGTTCTTCCAAGGGGAGAGGGTGAGAGGGCAACGCTAATAACGATGTTGTCGTTGCCGCAAAATTCTCATGTTCAGGTACGAGAGGAACCGGCGGCGTTGGCGAGGGAGCCTCGAGTAGCAAAGCGCCAGCGGATGTTTCGTCTAACTCAGCCGGCAGAGATAGTGGCTGTGAAGCGGGCGCGGATAGGTTCGTGTTTAGGGCCACAGCCACGCGCTCACTTCGGGTGACCGCTGGGGTTTGAAGGTCTTCCGCCGACAGGATCCCGTGGAGAAATGGGAGGCCCACGGCGAATGCAAAGGCCCAACTTCGGAACATCGTGTTTCTACTCATATCGGAGCGCCTCTATCGGATCGAGCTTGGCAGCTTTGCGTGCGGGATAGAACCCAAAAAACACCCCAACCAGCACGGAGAAGCCAAATGATATGATTATAGGAAGCAACTGGATTTTAGCGCCATAAGCCTGACCCGAGAAGTGTGCTGTGATTTGGTTGAAGGCAATGATCGCGCCAATGCCGAATGCTATCCCGATAAGGCCACCCGTTACACTAATGGTGACTGCTTCGATGAGAAACTGCGACAGCAGATCAATGCCGCGCGCACCAAGTGCCTTGCGTACGCCGATTTCCCGAGTCCGCTCGGTGACCGTCACCAGCATAATATTCATGATACCAATTCCACCAACAAGCAGCGAGATCGCCGCAACACCTGCCAGAAGCAAGGTGAATACTTGCGAGACTTGGTTGAGCGAGTCCGAAATCTCCTGAAGATTTCGAATCGTGAAGTCGTCTGGCGCGTCGGCTTGGAGGCGATGTTGACGGCGCAAGACCTGCCGAATCTTTTCCTGAGTGGCCTCCATGTCCGCCCCTTGCTTGACTTGGCAGTAAATGCTACTTAGGAAGTCCCTCCCCATAACTTGATTCATAGCCGTAGTGTAGGGGATGATCACTTGATCATCAGGGTTGAACCACCCTTGGTCGCCCTTTGCTTTCGTAACGCCAACCACGAGGAAGTTGATGCCGTTGACTTTGATGGTCTCTCCGATGGGGTCGAGGTCATTGAAAAGATCTTGGACAGTCTTGGGACCCAACACCGCCACGCGGGCATTTCTCATAACTTCGCTCTCGGTGAACGCGCGGCCTTTCTCGATGACGTAATTCCGGACCGGGAAGTAGGTCACTGCCACGCCCTCAATCGTCGGTCGCGAGTTCTGGTTCATGTATTTGACCTGATAACGTCCCATGACCTCCGGGCAGACCATTGCAACTTCAGGCACCTGTGCCAGGATGGCCTCGGCATCCTCGAGTTTGAGATTGACGCGATCGCTTGTTCTCACGCCAGACGCGCCACCTGCCATCCCCGGCCGAATTACGAGCAAGTTTGCCCCCATCGTGCTCACGGTTTGCATGATTCGATCCCGAGTTCCCGCCCCTAACCCAAGCATGGCAATCACCGCGGCCACACCGATGATCACCCCCAGCATCGTCAAGAACGAACGCAGTTTGTTCGCCGCGATGCTCTTCAGCGCCACTTTAACAATCGTCAAGAATAGCATAATTTATCACGCACCTTTTCACTCAACGTTCTAATATTTCAACCATGAAAGTTATGGCGATACATGTTTGTCGGCACTTTTCCACGGAGGGAAACCACAGGGAAACGACTTTTTACCACAGTTGCAATGGCGCGCACTATTTGCTAACCGCTGAGTTGTGAATTACTTCAAACGTCCCGTCATTCCTTGTCTGATTCTTTTTATTGCCGGAGCCACTTTGGTTAGCGAGTTGGATGGAACGGCCGTCCTTCTTGGGGCGTTGCCGGCCACTCTCGTCGCGGTCGGAACAAGCGCCCTGCGTAAAGATGCCACTCCCGTTTTCCTTCTCTTTTTCGGGGCTTTAGGGGGCGTTCAAATGGCCACCCTAAAGCACGAGAAGCAGCATGCGGCGGACATTCTATACACGATTGGTCCTCCAGTATCGTGTTCCGTGCAAGGGCGCGTGGTGGCAAGCGACGTCGAGAGTGACATGGGGCGATTTCGCTTTGTTCTCGCGAATGTGGAGCTCATGACGGATCGCGGCCAATTCGCTTGGCCCGGACGCCTCCTTGTGACCTTTCGCAGCCAAGGAACGGATTCGTCTTCTGCCCCCCCGATCGTAGGGGAATGGGTTTCAGCAAAGGGAACTCAGGAGCTTCCTTCGGGGTTCCAAAACTTCTATGGCCCCAATTTCCGGGAGGCCCTATCAAGAAAGCGCATTTACGCTGTGCTGCGGGTGAGTGGGACCGAGGATCTTCAAGCGATCCAGCCGCAACTCACGGTTATCCCAGCACTATACTCAACCCTCAGGGACGTGCGGCTTGCGATCAGCCGATCTTTGATGGAGTTGCTGCCCGAACGTGAAGGAAGATTGGCAACTTCACTTCTATTTAACGACCGTCGGGTTCTCCGGGACGAAGAAATCCGTGTGCTTCGCGACAGTGGGACATTCCATATCTTCGCGGTCAGCGGCCTCCATGTCGGCATTCTCGCGATGATCCTCTTAGTGCTGGGGCGAGTGGCTGGCCTGAGGTGGCGCGCTGCATGGACCTTAGTTGCTGGGATTGTCTGGTTGTATGTTGCAATGATCGGTTTTCCCCCACCGGCTTGGCGCGCTGCGCTTATGGTCAGTGCGGTTGCCTTCAGTCGCTGGCTGAGGCGGGAGATTGACGGCGTCAGCACTTTTGCGTTCGCCTGCCTTGTGGTGGTCGTGACGGATCTACCAACTCTCTATGAGCCGGGATTTCAGCTCTCCGCCATGGGAGTCTTCGGGATTTTGGGGTTTTATCCGATCTTTCGGCAAATTCTTGGAGACCGATCATGGCTACCGGGAAGTGGATGGAAGAGAACACTTGTAGGATTTGCACTCGAGGGCATCTGTCTGACCTTTGCCGTCACCCTCCTGCTTCTGCCGCTTCAGCTCTATTACTTTCACCGCTTTAACCTCCTTTCGCCCCTTACAAACATATTTGCCTCCGCATTAGCTGCGCCGATACTCGGGGGCGCGCTGACTACTGTGACGCTTAACACATTTTCATCTACCTTGGGGGCATGGGCTGCTGCGGCTACTGCCGGGCTACTTCGCCTACTTTACGCTCTTGCTTCTCTGACTGCTGATTCATCATGGGCTCTTTTGCGCATACCGCATCCGCCACTTGCTGTGGTATTTGGCTACTACGCGATTATCCTGAGCGGATATTACTTCGTCCGACGAGATAGCCCGGAGTACGTTCCCAAAGCACGGGCCCGTTTGACGATCCACGGGGTTGCTGCCTGTCTACTCTTGGTCTTGTGCACGGCGTGGCAGCGTGCGGATCGAACTCTTCGAATATGGTTTTTCGACGTTGGCCAAGGTGACTCGATTCTGCTTCAGTTGCCCGATG
Coding sequences within it:
- a CDS encoding putative Co/Zn/Cd efflux system membrane fusion protein, whose amino-acid sequence is MSKGFKLLGIAIVVAAVIGYVVWGRGKTAPPEPIEKENTVKVERGTIELKVATTGKVVSNLDVAIKSKASGQIIKLPYDISDRVTSGALLAELDPVDEIRNVTQKEAALSSARARLAQAKEEYQVALVQLETGTSSALAELAAATIKERDARARLEREEELYAKGLTTKESLDAARSEAASAANALRQAQVKVEQTKNLPRQVEMKRQDVLLAEADVKKAEVDLQNAQQRLRETKIFAPMDGVITTKEVQIGQIIASGISNVGGGTTLMTLSDLSRIFVNANVDESDIGKVKLGQRAIITADAYPGKRFRGKVVRIATKGTNNNNVVTFEVKIEVEGEGKELLKPEMTANVEIQADRRENVLTLPNEAVQFGKQGYFVEMKSKDDPTTTVRQKIETGITDGLVTEIVSGLNEGDEVLVPSRPQSRWTQGMAGAGQQRGSQNFDRGMRMATFRMSGAGRGR
- a CDS encoding Macrolide export ATP-binding/permease protein MacB, which encodes MLFLTIVKVALKSIAANKLRSFLTMLGVIIGVAAVIAMLGLGAGTRDRIMQTVSTMGANLLVIRPGMAGGASGVRTSDRVNLKLEDAEAILAQVPEVAMVCPEVMGRYQVKYMNQNSRPTIEGVAVTYFPVRNYVIEKGRAFTESEVMRNARVAVLGPKTVQDLFNDLDPIGETIKVNGINFLVVGVTKAKGDQGWFNPDDQVIIPYTTAMNQVMGRDFLSSIYCQVKQGADMEATQEKIRQVLRRQHRLQADAPDDFTIRNLQEISDSLNQVSQVFTLLLAGVAAISLLVGGIGIMNIMLVTVTERTREIGVRKALGARGIDLLSQFLIEAVTISVTGGLIGIAFGIGAIIAFNQITAHFSGQAYGAKIQLLPIIISFGFSVLVGVFFGFYPARKAAKLDPIEALRYE
- a CDS encoding Outer membrane efflux protein, translated to MNITQNLLKGAGPTVNLVRVRTAENTFLISLHQLQQVVINLVADVLNGYWDLYLARKVLDIRLESYRVAQEQRKRTEELVRVGRETPLGLFSAHAEESARISDVINAAADVRRRQLTLLRLLNPESDPRQWNLKLWPKEDPKVPTEPLVPEQHVAVALKLRPDLKQAELDLANGELEVVRTANGLLPALDFYTVVGATGVGDSFGDAISEVRQGDFPNWRVGLQFSYPLQNRTAQAAYRRAVFSRQQAEEAIRNYKQIIETDVRQAIIEIERTERLIESTRITRQLREQELEAEIEKFRVGRSTQLLVAQAQRDLTSARVDEISAIVANVKAYLALFKAEGSLLQRYGISSVAPAKEMGAKKR
- a CDS encoding Late competence protein ComEC, DNA transport, whose translation is MNYFKRPVIPCLILFIAGATLVSELDGTAVLLGALPATLVAVGTSALRKDATPVFLLFFGALGGVQMATLKHEKQHAADILYTIGPPVSCSVQGRVVASDVESDMGRFRFVLANVELMTDRGQFAWPGRLLVTFRSQGTDSSSAPPIVGEWVSAKGTQELPSGFQNFYGPNFREALSRKRIYAVLRVSGTEDLQAIQPQLTVIPALYSTLRDVRLAISRSLMELLPEREGRLATSLLFNDRRVLRDEEIRVLRDSGTFHIFAVSGLHVGILAMILLVLGRVAGLRWRAAWTLVAGIVWLYVAMIGFPPPAWRAALMVSAVAFSRWLRREIDGVSTFAFACLVVVVTDLPTLYEPGFQLSAMGVFGILGFYPIFRQILGDRSWLPGSGWKRTLVGFALEGICLTFAVTLLLLPLQLYYFHRFNLLSPLTNIFASALAAPILGGALTTVTLNTFSSTLGAWAAAATAGLLRLLYALASLTADSSWALLRIPHPPLAVVFGYYAIILSGYYFVRRDSPEYVPKARARLTIHGVAACLLLVLCTAWQRADRTLRIWFFDVGQGDSILLQLPDGQSLLVDTGNTIPNIGRLVLEPQLSALGVYPLDNLVLTHNDSDHCGSAPYLLANWKIRRVVVPTTFRDVEQLFRQPAGPIPDSVPVTQVAAGYHSEVGRHLTLEVLNPEALTGELSSSNEGSLVFLIRYKQFSLLLTGDAEEAAENYMRRNGLAKADVLKVAHHGSASSTSQDFLNVVRPKVAVISCGQRNSYGHPHPVVLKRLWDVGARVFRTDEHGAVLVSTDGEEFKVETATGGN